Proteins encoded by one window of Rathayibacter sp. VKM Ac-2760:
- a CDS encoding nuclear transport factor 2 family protein, which yields MVIESYGPVYRGAPTVLRWAESWLAAGGRVLGSTITNEFTAGDRIAVEWRLECHWDGADHAFDGSTLATVRDGKIAWLREYATSAPLYDWEGRWN from the coding sequence GTGGTCATCGAGAGTTACGGCCCTGTGTACCGAGGCGCTCCGACGGTCCTCCGCTGGGCCGAGTCCTGGCTGGCGGCCGGCGGACGCGTACTCGGGTCGACCATCACCAACGAATTCACAGCCGGCGACCGCATCGCGGTCGAGTGGCGACTCGAGTGCCACTGGGACGGAGCGGACCACGCCTTCGACGGATCGACGCTCGCGACCGTCCGCGACGGAAAGATCGCATGGCTCCGCGAATACGCGACCAGCGCTCCCCTCTACGACTGGGAAGGACGATGGAACTAG
- a CDS encoding GAF and ANTAR domain-containing protein, with product MSVHLPGHGDGTSGEEIVWLLESFVRILPGEDAAVSVLGAPFDAQTLAATSHRAATLDEMQIDLGEGPAWDAHRTYRPTELHVDEERNFAAWPVFGLFAEAAGARTVLAVPMLVGTSSIGAVTLYSSASMRLDAQHLQLANRLSGTLAKAVAEQMMSLPADGTLARDSALSRREVHQAVGMVVSQMRLTPADALLMIRAYAFAEGISVRDVAALIITRALDFSPNPPA from the coding sequence GTGAGCGTGCACCTGCCAGGACACGGAGACGGTACCTCCGGTGAGGAAATCGTGTGGCTCCTGGAGTCCTTCGTCAGAATCCTTCCCGGCGAGGACGCTGCCGTGTCCGTGCTCGGCGCTCCGTTTGACGCGCAGACGCTGGCGGCGACGAGCCATCGAGCGGCGACTCTCGACGAGATGCAAATCGACCTCGGGGAGGGGCCAGCTTGGGATGCGCACCGCACGTACCGTCCGACCGAGTTGCATGTCGATGAGGAGCGGAATTTCGCTGCCTGGCCGGTCTTCGGGCTCTTCGCCGAGGCAGCCGGAGCGAGGACGGTCCTCGCCGTTCCCATGCTGGTCGGCACCTCGAGCATCGGCGCCGTCACCCTCTACAGCAGTGCCTCGATGCGGCTCGATGCTCAGCATCTGCAGCTCGCCAATCGACTATCGGGAACTCTGGCCAAAGCCGTGGCCGAGCAGATGATGAGCCTTCCGGCGGACGGGACGCTCGCCCGCGATTCCGCGCTCTCGCGCCGAGAAGTGCATCAAGCGGTAGGGATGGTAGTGAGCCAGATGCGATTGACACCCGCGGACGCCCTGCTGATGATCCGCGCCTACGCTTTCGCAGAAGGGATCAGCGTTCGCGACGTGGCTGCACTGATCATCACCCGAGCGCTCGACTTCTCCCCCAATCCGCCGGCGTGA
- a CDS encoding GNAT family N-acetyltransferase yields MTSIRPMTPEDWPAVETIYSDGITTGHATFEAEPPTWEAFDGGKLDVGRLVAVDGEQILGWAALSKVSTRPVYRGVVEHSVYIAAAARGRGVGSTLLAALIAAADDADLWTIQSSIFPENTASLALHDRAGFRRVGIRERIAQMTYGPAAGRWRDTILIERRRP; encoded by the coding sequence ATGACCAGCATCCGGCCGATGACCCCCGAGGACTGGCCGGCGGTCGAGACGATCTACAGCGACGGGATCACGACCGGACACGCCACCTTCGAGGCCGAACCGCCCACGTGGGAGGCGTTCGATGGAGGGAAGCTCGACGTCGGGCGCCTGGTCGCCGTCGACGGAGAACAGATCCTCGGCTGGGCTGCGTTGTCGAAGGTCTCGACCCGGCCCGTCTACCGGGGCGTGGTCGAGCACTCCGTCTACATCGCCGCCGCCGCACGCGGCCGCGGCGTCGGATCGACGCTGCTCGCCGCGCTCATCGCCGCAGCGGACGACGCGGACCTGTGGACGATCCAGTCGAGCATCTTCCCCGAGAACACCGCCAGTCTCGCCCTCCACGACCGCGCGGGATTCCGGCGCGTGGGCATCCGGGAGCGCATCGCGCAGATGACATACGGGCCTGCGGCCGGCCGCTGGCGCGACACGATCCTCATCGAGCGAAGGCGACCGTGA
- a CDS encoding DUF3800 domain-containing protein yields the protein MLIAYVDESYTQDFYFIGAAVTTQEKWEQLEHGYAALREQIAADHGVPADVEFHGHELMGGAGEWAPLRGKHREAAGIYAAALRIAQEAEVRYLFRGVDVKRLNARYRYPEQPHKVVLQHLLERVNEYRRYVFSSDTEEVIVVADEIATQEEHRRQFESYQLLGTPGYRPSKLDLISSPIQFASSRNAAGLQAVDLAVYLHRRRQTVTESHPKSVATMVRLSGLVAASTSHDWIWTP from the coding sequence ATGCTGATCGCTTACGTGGACGAGTCCTACACCCAGGACTTCTACTTCATCGGCGCTGCCGTGACAACGCAGGAGAAGTGGGAGCAGCTCGAGCACGGCTACGCCGCTCTCCGGGAGCAGATCGCCGCGGACCACGGGGTGCCAGCCGACGTCGAGTTCCACGGGCACGAGCTGATGGGCGGCGCCGGCGAGTGGGCTCCCCTGCGCGGGAAGCATCGCGAGGCCGCCGGCATCTACGCGGCCGCGCTGCGCATCGCGCAGGAGGCCGAGGTCCGTTACCTGTTCCGCGGTGTAGACGTGAAGCGCCTGAACGCCCGGTACCGGTACCCGGAGCAGCCGCACAAGGTCGTCTTGCAGCACCTGCTCGAGCGGGTGAACGAGTACCGCCGCTACGTCTTCTCTTCCGACACAGAGGAGGTGATCGTCGTCGCTGACGAGATCGCGACGCAGGAAGAGCACCGGCGGCAGTTCGAGAGCTACCAGCTGCTGGGAACGCCGGGCTACCGGCCGAGCAAGCTCGACCTGATTTCCTCCCCGATCCAGTTCGCGTCCTCGAGGAACGCTGCCGGGTTGCAGGCGGTGGACCTCGCGGTCTATCTGCATCGACGCCGCCAGACGGTGACGGAGTCGCACCCGAAGTCCGTGGCGACGATGGTGCGGTTGAGCGGACTGGTCGCCGCGTCGACGTCGCATGACTGGATCTGGACGCCTTAA
- a CDS encoding FAD-dependent oxidoreductase codes for MTMLLTVPPRTDERRLTGLPVAVIGAGPVGLAAAAQLLERGLDVVVYEAGGSAGAAVQQWGHTRLFSPWEYLVDSAAGRLLDAAGWEAPTAKKLPTGHEFVRDYLAPLAATPQLAPVIRYRSRVLAVTREGMDRTRSVGRAATPFLLRLDTPEGAVDVTARAVIDTSGTYSTPNALASAGLDPIGVLDVAEHLSHALPDVLGVDRSRFAGKRILVVGAGHSAANTLIKLARLAREEPETQITWAIRGTSPLRVFGSGDDELEERGKLGGTVHQLVRDGAITLLDRFEIDRLEKAPSGGVTVMGRRRKERESVEVDVVVQATGFRPDLDMLREIRVSLDEIVEAPRALASLIDPNLHSCGTVDPHGVAELAHPEPNFFIAGMKSYGRAPTFLLVTGYEQVRSIADELAGDHAAARRVQLVLPETGVCSTDIGSAGGSCCS; via the coding sequence ATGACGATGCTGCTGACCGTCCCGCCCCGCACCGACGAGCGCCGCCTCACGGGCCTGCCCGTCGCCGTTATCGGCGCCGGCCCCGTTGGCCTGGCCGCTGCCGCGCAGCTACTCGAGCGCGGCCTCGACGTCGTGGTCTACGAGGCCGGTGGGAGCGCCGGAGCTGCGGTGCAGCAGTGGGGTCACACCCGCCTGTTCTCCCCGTGGGAGTATCTGGTCGATTCCGCCGCCGGGCGCCTCCTAGACGCCGCAGGCTGGGAGGCGCCCACGGCGAAGAAGCTGCCCACCGGGCACGAGTTCGTTCGCGACTACCTCGCACCCCTCGCCGCGACCCCGCAGCTCGCCCCGGTCATCCGCTACCGCTCCCGCGTGCTGGCCGTGACCCGCGAGGGCATGGACCGCACCCGTTCCGTGGGCCGCGCCGCCACTCCGTTCCTGCTGCGTCTGGACACGCCGGAGGGCGCCGTCGACGTCACCGCGCGCGCGGTGATCGATACCTCCGGCACCTACTCGACCCCCAACGCGCTCGCTTCCGCGGGTCTGGACCCAATCGGTGTCCTTGATGTCGCGGAGCACCTCAGTCACGCGCTGCCGGACGTGCTCGGCGTCGACCGTTCCCGGTTCGCCGGGAAGCGGATCCTCGTCGTCGGCGCCGGCCACTCCGCCGCGAACACTCTGATCAAGCTCGCCCGTCTCGCCCGCGAGGAGCCGGAGACGCAGATCACCTGGGCGATCCGCGGCACCAGTCCGCTGCGCGTCTTCGGATCCGGCGACGACGAGTTGGAGGAGCGCGGCAAGCTCGGCGGCACCGTGCACCAGCTCGTCCGTGACGGCGCGATCACTCTCCTGGACCGCTTCGAAATCGACCGCCTCGAGAAGGCACCCTCCGGCGGCGTCACGGTGATGGGGCGGCGCCGGAAGGAGCGCGAGAGCGTGGAAGTCGATGTCGTGGTGCAGGCCACCGGGTTCCGGCCCGACCTCGACATGCTGCGCGAGATCCGCGTCTCCCTGGACGAGATCGTGGAAGCGCCGCGCGCACTCGCCTCGCTCATCGACCCGAACCTGCACTCCTGCGGCACCGTCGACCCCCACGGCGTCGCGGAACTCGCCCACCCCGAGCCGAACTTCTTCATCGCGGGGATGAAGTCGTACGGCAGGGCGCCGACCTTCCTGCTCGTCACCGGCTACGAGCAGGTCCGCTCCATCGCGGACGAGCTCGCCGGCGATCACGCCGCCGCCCGGCGCGTGCAGCTCGTGCTCCCCGAGACCGGCGTCTGCTCCACCGACATCGGATCCGCCGGAGGGAGCTGCTGCTCATGA
- a CDS encoding helix-turn-helix transcriptional regulator, whose product MVDRSEIREFLVSRRARVEPEQVGLPRGTDRRVPGLRRGEAAALAGVSVEYYARLERGAIGGASDAVLDGLARALRMDDAEREHLGRLARGAGDAPSTRSRARPTPGWTPSPSVQWMLDSVGTAAALIGNGRTDLLAGNRLGRALMTDLIATATTRPPNFARFLFLEPASRLFYPDWDATARMNVAQLRTEAGRDPHSKELHDLVGELSTRSDHFRHLWARHDVWQHDSGTKRYHHSAVGTMTLHFDGLDLVGHPAIQLTVLTAEPGTPDHDALQLLGSLSTTPAESVRTADTEKR is encoded by the coding sequence ATGGTCGATCGATCCGAGATCCGCGAGTTCCTGGTGTCGCGCCGCGCCCGCGTCGAGCCCGAGCAGGTCGGCCTCCCGCGCGGGACAGACCGGCGGGTGCCGGGCCTGCGCCGAGGCGAGGCCGCCGCGCTGGCCGGCGTCAGCGTCGAGTACTACGCCCGACTCGAGCGGGGAGCGATCGGCGGCGCCTCCGACGCGGTCCTCGACGGACTAGCCCGAGCCCTACGGATGGACGACGCCGAGCGCGAGCACCTCGGCCGACTCGCCCGCGGCGCCGGAGACGCACCGTCGACCCGGAGCCGGGCGAGACCGACGCCCGGGTGGACCCCCTCCCCCAGCGTCCAGTGGATGCTCGACTCCGTCGGCACCGCCGCCGCCCTCATCGGGAACGGCCGCACCGACCTGCTCGCCGGGAACCGCCTCGGCCGCGCCCTGATGACGGACCTGATCGCCACCGCGACGACACGGCCGCCGAACTTCGCCCGCTTCCTCTTCCTCGAGCCCGCCTCACGGCTCTTCTACCCCGACTGGGACGCCACCGCACGGATGAACGTCGCCCAGCTGCGCACCGAGGCCGGCCGCGACCCGCACAGCAAGGAGCTGCACGACCTCGTCGGCGAGCTCTCCACCCGCAGCGACCACTTCCGGCACCTCTGGGCCCGGCACGACGTCTGGCAGCACGACTCCGGCACCAAGCGCTACCACCACTCCGCCGTCGGCACGATGACGCTCCACTTCGACGGCCTCGACCTCGTCGGACACCCCGCGATCCAGCTCACCGTCCTCACCGCCGAACCCGGCACCCCCGACCACGACGCGCTACAGCTCCTCGGCTCCCTCTCCACCACGCCGGCGGAGAGCGTCCGCACGGCCGACACGGAGAAAAGGTGA
- a CDS encoding arsenate reductase ArsC, which yields MTEKPTVLFVCIHNAGRSQMAAGYMRALSNGAVEVLSGGSEPGDQINPMAIAAMAEEGIDISQAVPTLMTTEQVRESDAVITMGCGDVCPIFPGKRYEDWALTDPKGKPLEEVRPIRDDIKARVQALLAELLPAKV from the coding sequence ATGACCGAGAAGCCCACCGTCCTGTTCGTCTGCATCCACAACGCGGGACGCTCGCAGATGGCCGCCGGCTACATGCGCGCCCTCTCGAACGGCGCCGTCGAGGTCCTCTCCGGCGGATCCGAGCCGGGAGATCAGATCAACCCGATGGCGATCGCCGCGATGGCGGAGGAGGGCATCGACATCTCGCAGGCCGTGCCCACGCTGATGACCACCGAGCAGGTGCGCGAGTCGGACGCCGTGATCACGATGGGCTGCGGCGACGTCTGCCCCATCTTCCCCGGCAAGCGCTACGAGGACTGGGCCCTCACCGACCCCAAGGGCAAGCCGCTCGAGGAGGTCCGCCCGATCCGCGACGACATCAAGGCTCGCGTGCAGGCACTGCTGGCCGAGCTGCTGCCCGCGAAGGTCTGA
- a CDS encoding arsenate reductase ArsC, with protein MSDVSTRRAMPGLVYPEGYLARLAEELSEKFHGVFAAETVERYVLESYTGLLRTSKVKAHLASQTVRFATDRLTALAQAKGAIAREVPEVLFICEQNAGRSQMAAVLTDALSGGRVHVRSAGSMPAAALNPAVVAAIEEIGLDVTDAFPKPLTDDVVQAADVVVTMGCGDACPIYPGKTYQDWDLTDPAGLPIEEVRVIRDQIKTRVEAMLATLGVETTGVPA; from the coding sequence ATGAGCGACGTCAGCACCCGCCGCGCCATGCCGGGCCTCGTCTACCCTGAGGGCTACCTCGCTCGCCTCGCCGAGGAGCTCAGCGAGAAGTTCCACGGCGTCTTCGCCGCCGAGACCGTCGAGCGGTACGTCCTCGAGTCCTACACCGGGCTGCTGCGCACCTCGAAGGTCAAAGCCCACCTGGCGAGCCAGACCGTCCGCTTCGCCACCGACCGCCTCACCGCTCTCGCCCAAGCGAAGGGCGCGATCGCGCGGGAGGTGCCGGAGGTGCTGTTCATCTGCGAGCAAAACGCCGGCCGCTCCCAGATGGCCGCGGTCCTCACCGACGCGCTCTCCGGCGGCCGCGTGCACGTGCGCTCCGCAGGCTCCATGCCTGCCGCGGCCCTGAACCCGGCGGTCGTCGCCGCGATCGAGGAGATCGGGCTGGACGTGACCGACGCGTTCCCCAAGCCACTCACCGACGACGTAGTCCAGGCGGCCGATGTCGTGGTCACGATGGGCTGCGGCGACGCGTGCCCGATCTACCCGGGCAAGACCTACCAGGACTGGGACCTCACCGACCCGGCCGGCCTCCCGATCGAGGAGGTCCGCGTCATCCGCGACCAGATCAAGACCCGCGTCGAGGCCATGCTGGCCACCCTCGGCGTCGAGACGACAGGAGTCCCCGCATGA
- the trxB gene encoding thioredoxin-disulfide reductase has translation MTGTDSDTIENVVVVGSGPAGYTAAIYLARAGLDPIVLTSAVEAGGALVNTTEVENFPGFPTGIMGPDLMENMRAQAERFGARIVYDDATALELTGDVKTVTTGYGGTYRANAVVLAMGSAYRKLGVPGERRLTGHGVSWCATCDGFFFKGQDIAVVGGGDSALEEAMFLTRFAASVTLIHRRDFLRASKIMQDRALADPKIRVLWNTEVTEALGDEKLTTLRLRDTVTGQESELAATGLFIAIGHDPRSELVLGQVDADDENYVRVAFPTTETNLRGVFAAGDLVDHRYRQAITAAGTGCSAAADAEHYLAAHGLASLAQATTAVLDDAVTA, from the coding sequence ATGACCGGCACGGACAGCGACACCATCGAGAACGTCGTCGTCGTCGGATCCGGCCCCGCCGGCTACACCGCCGCCATCTACCTCGCCCGCGCAGGCCTTGACCCGATCGTCCTCACCAGCGCCGTCGAAGCAGGCGGCGCCCTGGTGAACACCACCGAGGTCGAGAACTTCCCCGGCTTCCCCACCGGCATCATGGGCCCGGACCTGATGGAGAACATGCGCGCCCAGGCCGAGCGCTTCGGCGCTCGCATCGTCTACGACGACGCCACCGCGCTCGAGCTCACCGGTGATGTGAAGACGGTCACCACCGGCTACGGCGGCACCTACCGCGCGAACGCCGTTGTCCTCGCGATGGGCTCCGCCTACCGCAAGCTCGGCGTCCCCGGCGAGCGGCGCCTCACCGGACATGGAGTGTCCTGGTGCGCCACCTGCGACGGGTTCTTCTTCAAGGGCCAGGACATCGCCGTCGTCGGCGGCGGCGACTCCGCCCTCGAGGAGGCCATGTTCCTCACCCGCTTCGCAGCCTCCGTGACCCTCATCCACCGCCGCGACTTCCTGCGCGCGTCGAAGATCATGCAGGACCGCGCCCTGGCCGATCCGAAGATCCGCGTCCTGTGGAACACCGAAGTCACCGAGGCGCTCGGCGACGAGAAGCTCACGACGCTGCGCCTGCGCGACACCGTCACCGGCCAGGAGTCCGAACTCGCAGCTACGGGTCTGTTCATCGCCATCGGCCACGACCCCCGCTCCGAGCTCGTCCTCGGCCAGGTCGACGCCGACGACGAGAACTACGTCCGCGTCGCCTTCCCTACTACCGAGACCAACCTCCGCGGCGTCTTCGCCGCGGGAGATCTCGTGGACCACCGCTACCGCCAGGCGATCACCGCCGCCGGCACCGGCTGCTCCGCCGCCGCCGACGCCGAGCACTACCTCGCCGCCCACGGCCTCGCCTCCCTCGCCCAGGCCACCACCGCCGTCCTCGACGACGCCGTCACTGCCTAA
- a CDS encoding cyclophilin-like fold protein, whose translation MRLALSMTDDRETDNSPIRRRTAASSRRRPGVLLGALAQAGLVALLAPALAFAVPVPLAPAERAAITVEVDDSPAARSIAAGLPASLVFEDRMGAALVAEDVVVAGALASVEPVADYRAGDVVWSLDRRELVVFTHEGAGVGDAALVRVGTVRSGFADLEDCVRDCRLKLSTVESESR comes from the coding sequence ATGAGACTCGCCCTGAGCATGACCGACGACCGCGAGACCGACAACTCCCCGATCCGCCGCAGGACGGCCGCGTCGTCGCGTCGCCGCCCGGGAGTCCTCCTCGGTGCTCTCGCCCAGGCGGGGCTCGTCGCGCTGCTGGCTCCGGCTCTCGCTTTCGCCGTTCCGGTCCCGCTCGCCCCTGCGGAGCGGGCCGCGATCACCGTCGAGGTCGACGACTCGCCCGCCGCGCGCTCGATCGCGGCCGGGCTCCCCGCCTCTCTGGTGTTCGAGGACCGGATGGGCGCCGCGCTCGTCGCCGAGGACGTCGTCGTGGCGGGGGCCCTCGCCTCAGTGGAGCCGGTCGCCGACTACCGGGCGGGAGATGTCGTCTGGTCGCTGGACCGCCGCGAGCTCGTCGTCTTCACGCACGAGGGCGCGGGGGTGGGCGACGCCGCGCTCGTCCGGGTCGGCACGGTCCGGTCCGGATTCGCCGACCTAGAGGACTGCGTCCGTGACTGCAGACTCAAGTTGTCGACGGTCGAGTCCGAGTCCCGATAG
- a CDS encoding arsenic transporter: MTVLAIAIFLVTLTLVIWQPKGLGIGYSALGGAVIALVTTVVQLSDVPTVVGIVWNATLAFVAIVLISLILDESGFFEWAALHVARWGRGRGRLLFVLIVLLGAVIAAVFANDGAALILTPIVIQMLRALNFSAKASLGFILATGFIADAGSLPLVVSNLVNIVSADFFDIDFARYALVMVPVGAVAVLASLGVLFAYFGRSIPKRYDVDALARPASAISDPLVFRTGWIVLAFLLIGYFAADPLHVPLSVVAGIGAVALVAVAARQPAFLFARVRAEERELVAAGRPGSGSALDAGEQPVRRRIPVLKVIRDAPWQIVLFSIGMYLVVYGLRNQGLTDELAGVFSFFGDRGTVITALGVGTVIAVLASLMNNMPTVLIAALAISAAGATGLTQETMIYANVIGSDLGPKITPIGSLATLLWLHVLDRKGIHIGWARYFRTGIVLTIPVLLITLLALAAWLTILE, encoded by the coding sequence ATGACCGTGCTCGCCATCGCCATCTTCCTGGTGACCCTGACGCTGGTCATCTGGCAACCGAAGGGACTCGGGATCGGCTACAGCGCCCTCGGCGGTGCGGTGATCGCGCTGGTCACCACAGTCGTTCAGCTCTCCGACGTCCCGACCGTGGTCGGAATCGTCTGGAACGCCACCCTCGCCTTCGTGGCGATCGTGCTGATCTCGCTGATCCTGGACGAGTCCGGATTCTTCGAGTGGGCCGCGCTGCACGTCGCGCGCTGGGGCCGGGGACGCGGGCGACTGCTGTTCGTGCTGATCGTGCTGCTGGGGGCAGTGATCGCGGCGGTATTCGCGAACGACGGGGCGGCGCTGATCCTCACGCCGATCGTCATCCAGATGCTCCGCGCGCTGAATTTCTCCGCGAAGGCGTCCCTCGGCTTCATCCTCGCCACCGGCTTCATCGCCGATGCCGGCAGCCTCCCGCTGGTGGTGTCGAACCTCGTCAACATCGTCTCGGCCGACTTCTTCGACATCGACTTCGCCCGCTACGCCCTCGTCATGGTCCCTGTCGGCGCCGTCGCCGTCCTCGCGAGCCTCGGTGTGCTCTTCGCCTACTTCGGCCGCTCCATCCCGAAGCGCTACGACGTCGACGCGCTCGCCCGTCCTGCCTCCGCGATCAGCGACCCGCTCGTGTTCCGCACCGGCTGGATCGTCCTGGCCTTCCTGCTCATCGGCTACTTCGCCGCCGACCCGCTGCACGTGCCGCTCTCCGTCGTCGCGGGGATCGGCGCCGTCGCCCTCGTCGCTGTCGCCGCTCGGCAGCCGGCGTTCCTCTTCGCCCGCGTGCGTGCCGAGGAGCGCGAGCTCGTCGCCGCAGGCCGGCCCGGGTCCGGCAGTGCCCTCGACGCGGGCGAGCAGCCCGTGCGCCGGCGCATCCCGGTCCTGAAGGTGATTCGTGACGCTCCCTGGCAGATCGTGCTGTTCAGCATCGGCATGTACCTGGTCGTCTATGGCCTGCGCAACCAGGGCCTGACCGACGAGCTCGCCGGGGTCTTCTCGTTCTTCGGCGACCGCGGGACCGTCATCACCGCACTCGGCGTGGGCACCGTGATCGCGGTCCTCGCCTCTCTGATGAACAACATGCCCACCGTGCTCATCGCGGCTCTCGCCATCTCCGCCGCCGGAGCGACCGGACTGACGCAGGAGACGATGATCTACGCGAACGTCATCGGCTCCGACCTCGGCCCCAAGATCACCCCGATCGGCAGCCTCGCCACGCTGCTCTGGCTGCACGTCCTGGACCGCAAGGGCATCCACATCGGCTGGGCCCGCTACTTCCGCACCGGCATCGTCCTGACCATCCCCGTCCTCCTGATCACGCTGCTCGCCCTCGCCGCGTGGCTCACGATCCTCGAGTGA
- a CDS encoding bile acid:sodium symporter — translation MSALVAWLERRQIPLYLAAIAAGAALGLLLPAAHGLEVAIEPVLALLLFATFLGVPFAAIGRSLRDGRFLAAVGVLNFVVVPVVAYGLSRFVADTPALLFGVLLVLLTPCIDYVIVFAGLAGGASDRLLAAAPLLMLAQILLLPLYLLLFLGPEGVAVVEIGPFARAFLLLIVVPLTAAALVQALGRRHRAGRVIESTMLGLMVPLMMGTLFVVVASQAGAVGAVAGQLLVLVPIYAGFLVVMAAAGLGVARLFRLEYSATRALVFSGATRNSLVVLPLALALPASLALAPVVVVTQTLVELVGMVMFVRLIPRLVRDPTGTHVRGA, via the coding sequence GTGAGCGCGCTCGTCGCCTGGCTCGAACGCCGCCAGATCCCGCTCTACCTCGCCGCGATCGCCGCCGGCGCCGCGCTCGGACTGCTGCTGCCCGCCGCGCACGGCCTGGAGGTCGCGATCGAACCGGTGCTCGCGCTGCTGTTGTTCGCCACGTTCCTCGGCGTCCCGTTCGCCGCGATCGGCCGGTCACTGCGCGACGGCCGCTTCCTCGCGGCGGTCGGGGTCCTGAACTTCGTCGTCGTCCCCGTCGTCGCCTATGGCCTGTCTCGGTTCGTGGCGGACACTCCGGCGCTGCTGTTCGGGGTGCTGCTGGTGCTGCTGACGCCGTGCATCGACTACGTGATCGTCTTCGCCGGCCTCGCCGGCGGTGCTTCCGACCGGCTGCTCGCCGCGGCACCGCTGCTGATGCTCGCGCAGATCCTGCTCCTGCCGCTGTACCTGCTGCTCTTCCTCGGACCGGAGGGCGTCGCCGTGGTCGAGATCGGCCCGTTCGCGCGCGCGTTCTTGCTCCTGATTGTCGTGCCGCTCACCGCGGCCGCTCTCGTGCAAGCCCTCGGTCGCCGGCACCGGGCGGGCCGGGTAATCGAGTCCACGATGCTCGGGCTCATGGTGCCGCTGATGATGGGGACCCTGTTCGTCGTCGTCGCCTCCCAGGCCGGCGCCGTCGGCGCGGTCGCCGGACAGCTGCTCGTCCTCGTCCCGATCTACGCCGGCTTCCTCGTCGTCATGGCCGCCGCCGGTCTGGGCGTCGCGCGCCTCTTCCGCCTCGAGTACTCCGCGACCCGCGCACTCGTGTTCAGCGGCGCGACCCGCAACTCCCTCGTCGTCCTGCCCCTCGCGCTCGCGCTGCCCGCGTCGCTCGCGCTCGCTCCGGTCGTCGTCGTCACGCAGACCCTCGTGGAGCTCGTCGGCATGGTCATGTTCGTCAGGCTGATCCCCCGGCTCGTCCGCGACCCGACGGGCACGCACGTCAGAGGAGCATGA
- a CDS encoding MerR family transcriptional regulator, with amino-acid sequence MRISDVSKRSGVSATALRYYESIGLITPGRSGNGYRDYDADVLARLDLIESSKELGLPLEDIGRHLRALETTSCTDVRDALRPLLAERVRQLDEKRARLDELRSRLDRADHDLAACPDRDELCSTECIFRTRGQHQ; translated from the coding sequence GTGCGGATCTCGGACGTCAGCAAGCGCAGCGGCGTCTCCGCGACGGCGCTGCGGTACTACGAGTCCATCGGACTCATCACCCCCGGCCGCAGCGGCAACGGGTACCGCGACTACGACGCGGACGTGCTCGCACGCCTGGACCTCATCGAGTCCAGCAAAGAGCTGGGCCTCCCGCTCGAGGACATCGGCCGGCACCTGCGTGCCCTCGAGACCACCTCCTGCACCGACGTCCGCGACGCGCTCCGCCCGCTCCTCGCGGAACGGGTGCGGCAGCTGGACGAGAAACGCGCACGACTGGACGAGCTGCGCTCTCGCCTCGACCGCGCCGACCACGACCTCGCCGCCTGCCCCGACCGGGACGAGCTCTGCTCGACCGAGTGCATCTTCCGCACCCGCGGACAACACCAGTGA